GGGTCGAGGTCGGGATCGGCCGCGAGGCGGTCGAGCACCAGTAGCGGGTCCACACCACCACGTTCGACACGCTCCAGGAGTGCTTCGACCTCGGATCGGTAGACTGCGAGCGAGTCGAGTAATCCTATCGCGAGCGCCATCGGCACCGCCGCCTCGTTCGTCGGGAAGTCGGGACTCACCGCAGTGAAATCGACTTTCGAGTCCGTGGCCACCTCCGGGGCCGGGTGGAGCGCGAGGCAGTGCGTACAGAGCGCGACCGCCGTTTCGTCGCCGGGAACGTACTCGCGGAAATCGTCGGGAACGGCGAACGTGACGGTCTCGCTTTCGCAGTCGGGACAGTCCATGATCGGTGGAGTACGGGCGCAGTAAAAATGTGGGTGCCGTCAGTCCGAGGTAACGGCGACTTCGCCTTCGGGCCGCTCTTCGGTTTCGGCCGCGGCTTGCTCGCGGGCCTCGCTCTCGGCCTCTTCCTTTTTGTTCTTGATCTTCTTCATTCGGAAGATCTCCTCGCGCTCTTGCTCTTCGAGCTTCTGCTCGATGTACTCCTGGTTCTCCTTGAGTTCGGGCAGGAGTTTGAACTCGAGGGCGTTGACCCGACGCTTGGTGGTTTCGATCTCGTGGAGCATCTTCTTCATCGCGGTCTCGACCTCGGCCGCGAGGATGATGGATTCGATCAGCTCCTCGTAGGCGTCGGCGGCCTCGTCGATGCGCGCGCTC
This is a stretch of genomic DNA from Halococcus salifodinae DSM 8989. It encodes these proteins:
- a CDS encoding DUF6276 family protein; the protein is MDCPDCESETVTFAVPDDFREYVPGDETAVALCTHCLALHPAPEVATDSKVDFTAVSPDFPTNEAAVPMALAIGLLDSLAVYRSEVEALLERVERGGVDPLLVLDRLAADPDLDPQVDLGRRRRQLESVRE